From Mya arenaria isolate MELC-2E11 chromosome 12, ASM2691426v1, the proteins below share one genomic window:
- the LOC128210636 gene encoding myb/SANT-like DNA-binding domain-containing protein 3, which translates to MPRLKGTVVFSAFEKEFFLALIKKNEKVIFRKANSTNEILEKEKVWTNLTTEYNCRKEVHPRTTQQLKVLWKNLKTRAKSDVAAIRGKHSETDRHANNVNQIGYYSEQVCSIVKTEPCSFSNDYNDDTNVHQDNTVVPEAKHEEFSDNGHVGTSIGSSNLGIINHPSEFLSQTSASSGHSFVSDLPVKSQPAKVIETPFHVFNPSAEIGILEKHEHDVKVKLLLEKHAYEMDSLKMKKRHEQELFEQQMKVMKLQEKEMICKLYV; encoded by the exons ATGCCACGTCTGAAAGGAACAGTTGTGTTCTCGGCGTTTGAAAAAGAATTCTTCCTAGCATTAATTAAAAAGAATGAGAAGGTTATATTCAGAAAGGCTAATAGCACGAATGAAATACTTGAAAAAGAAAAGGTGTGGACAAATTTAACGACGGAGTACAATTGCAG GAAAGAAGTCCACCCAAGGACCACTCAACAGTTGAAAGTACTTTGGAAGAATTTAAAGACGCGAGCAAAAAGCGACGTCGCGGCGATTCGGGGAAAGCACTCGGAGACGGATAGGCACGCAAATAATGTCAACCAAATCGGATATTACTCTGAACAAGTATGTTCGATTGTTAAGACTGAGCCATGCAGCTTTTCAAACGACTACAACGACGATACCAATGTTCACCAGGATAACACA GTAGTTCCTGAAGCAAAACATGAGGAATTCAGCGATAACGGACATGTCGGAACGTCAATCGGTTCAAGCAACTTGGGAATCATTAACCATCCATCTGAGTTTTTGAGCCAAACTTCTGCTTCTTCCGGCCATTCTTTTGTCAGTGATTTACCTGTAAAATCTCAACCTGCCAAGGTTATAGAAACACCCTTCCATGTATTCAACCCAAGTGCCGAAATAGGTATCCTGGAGAAGCATGAACATGATGTCAAAGTTAAACTCCTACTTGAAAAGCATGCTTATGAAATGGACtcgttaaaaatgaaaaaacgCCATGAACAAGAACTTTTTGAGCAACAAATGAAAGTTATGAAATTGCAGGAAAAGGAAATGATATGTAAATTGTATGTGTAA